The stretch of DNA CTCTGTATTCCGAACAACGTTCTTTCCAGCCGGAGGTCTCTTATGTTCAAACCACTGATCCTGACCGTCATGCTCGCTGCTCTCCCCGTTGCCGCCGCCCACGCCACCGTCAGAACCGAAGCGGGGCTGAGCGAAAGCAAGGTAGGCGCGAGCGAGAGCTACCGCCTGAACGTGCCCACCGAAAAAGAAATCAGCACCACCGAAGTCCGGCTGATGGTTCCGGCGGGCCTGACCATCACCCGTTTTCAGACCATGCCCGGCTTTACCCGCACCCTGACCACAAACGCCGCCGGACTCGTGACCGAAGTCGTCTGGAAGGGCCGCATCGCCCCGATGGAATTTGCCCGCTTCCTGTTCAGCGCCCGCAATCCTGCCGAGGCCGGAACACTGAATTGGAAGGTATACCAGAAATACAGTGACGGTTCGGTGGTCGCGTGGGATGACAGTGACCCCGATAAAGCGCCCGCCAGCAAAACCGCCGTCAAGTAGTCGTCACCGCCGATCAAACGCCTGTGAGCCTGATCTGACAGGCTGAGAGCGTTCCCGTTCACCGGGCGGAAGGCCTATCGTTTCAGCCTTCCGCCCCATTCGCCCCGGAGGTTTTCCCTTGACCCGTCTCTTTGCCTTGCTCTTGGCCGCTGCCCTCGGCACGGCCTCTGCCCACACCGAAGTCACCGTGGTCAGCCCCACGTCCACCCTGCCCGCGTCGGCCCCCAAAGCCGTACAGCTGAGCTTTGCAGAACCGGTAAACCTGCGGTTTGCCACCTTCCGTGTATTGCCGATGCCCGCCGGAAAAACCCCTGCTGAGGCCACCAGGCTGGCGCTGGCGCTGAAGCCCGGTTCTCCACAGTTGGTCAATACTGGCCCCGTTCCCAGCGGCATGGCGGCCAAACTCAGCTTGTCCCTCAAGCCCAATCTGAAAGCAGGCCCATACCTGATCGCGTGGGCGATTTTATCTGAGGACGGCCACCCGGTCACTGGCCAAAGCTTGTTCCGCGTCCGGTGATTCCGCTCCTGATCCTCGCTAAAGGACTGCTGTACGCGGGCGTCGTTTTGCTGGTAGGCGGCATTTTCACCCGCCGAGAGCTGACGCCCGCTCATCCTGCCCGCCGAATCCTGGGCGTGGGCGGCCTGCTGCTGCTGGTTGGGGTATTCCTGACGTTACTGGGCACGCTGGCCGTGGTGGGCTTCACCGCTCCTGCCGACTACCTCGATTACCTGACCCAGACCGGAGCGGGCCGTGCCCTGACGCTGCTCCTGATCGGTGGGCTGTTGCTGCTGGCCGCCGAATTGGGGCAGTGGCCCCGCCCCCTCACGGCCGCTGCCGCCGCCCTGACTCTCTGGGGACTGGCCGGAGTCGGACACGGCGCGACGCACGGCCCGACCGTTCGCCTGCTGCATGTGGTTCATGCCGGGGCGATGTGCATTTGGGTGGGCGGCGTGCTGGCCCTCCTAACCCTGCGCGGGGCTGGCCCCCAACACGCCGCCCGCTTTACGCCGGTAGCCACTGCCTGCGTCTTCGCTCTCGCCCTCACCGGAACGTTTGCCACACTGGAACACGCCGGAACGCTCTGGGGCGTCTGGAACAGCAGCTACGGCGTGACGCTGATGGTCAAACTGGGTGTGGTTGCTCTGGCGCTGCTGGCCGCACTGCTGGCCCGCCGCGCCTTTGCCCGCGCTCTGGGGATTCGGCCCCAGTTGGCGCTGGAATTGACCCTGCTGGTGGGTGTGCTGGCCGTCACCGCTACCCTGTCCGAAACGCCGCCGCCAACGCATGAGTCGGGGCAGATGAACATGGAAGGGCATTGAGTGGGATGTGGAATAGGGGAGGGCGTCTCAGGGTCGAGGGTCTCAGGGACTGAGAAAAGACCTAGGGCATTGAACAGGCGATACGATTTAGGGTTCAAAGGCCAACGCCTACCTCCTCTTCCAGCCCCGCTTGCCCAGACGCCCCCGCTGCCCTGACTGGCCGGGGGCTTCATACTGCTGGGTATGTCAGACGCTCCCACCTTACTCGTCATGAAATTCGGCGGCACCAACATGGGCGCTGCCCGCGCCATTCGCCACAGCGCCTCTCTGGCAGG from Deinococcus sp. QL22 encodes:
- a CDS encoding copper resistance CopC family protein, with protein sequence MTRLFALLLAAALGTASAHTEVTVVSPTSTLPASAPKAVQLSFAEPVNLRFATFRVLPMPAGKTPAEATRLALALKPGSPQLVNTGPVPSGMAAKLSLSLKPNLKAGPYLIAWAILSEDGHPVTGQSLFRVR
- a CDS encoding CopD family protein, with protein sequence MIPLLILAKGLLYAGVVLLVGGIFTRRELTPAHPARRILGVGGLLLLVGVFLTLLGTLAVVGFTAPADYLDYLTQTGAGRALTLLLIGGLLLLAAELGQWPRPLTAAAAALTLWGLAGVGHGATHGPTVRLLHVVHAGAMCIWVGGVLALLTLRGAGPQHAARFTPVATACVFALALTGTFATLEHAGTLWGVWNSSYGVTLMVKLGVVALALLAALLARRAFARALGIRPQLALELTLLVGVLAVTATLSETPPPTHESGQMNMEGH
- a CDS encoding DUF1775 domain-containing protein, which translates into the protein MFKPLILTVMLAALPVAAAHATVRTEAGLSESKVGASESYRLNVPTEKEISTTEVRLMVPAGLTITRFQTMPGFTRTLTTNAAGLVTEVVWKGRIAPMEFARFLFSARNPAEAGTLNWKVYQKYSDGSVVAWDDSDPDKAPASKTAVK